Proteins from a genomic interval of Oceanispirochaeta crateris:
- the nusA gene encoding transcription termination factor NusA has product MTSDFAESIRQLQQERGITEELVLSTIEDFLMAAYKRKFGTSDNAIVRFSEDNSNVAIFAQKKIVDEDDYYDPVCEILLEEAVKYNEESELGDELLIEIDPKEFDRLAVQSAKQRARQDLREIQKDTLYSEFKDKVGEMIIGYYQREKNGNIFVDLGRTEGILPKRFQSPREEYNQGDRIKALISEVNKTPSGLQIVLSRTHSDFVKRIFELEVPEIYDNTIEVHKIVREAGYRTKIAVSSNRDDVDPVGACVGLKGVRIQAIVRELEGEKIDILKFDPDPIAFIKNALSPAEVNDVVVIDGAKRQALAIVPEQQLSLAIGKQGLNVRLANRLVDWSIDVKTEEQFEEMDLSQEINRAASELFSNEEEPSEEITRIDELPDIPERVAALLGENGIDLIETLVNMNIDDLKSFEGINEDDITLIKGTIEENVEIVESDSDEELDEDEVIEDEEAYECPECGAGITLDMTACPSCGVGLSFEIEEVEQDGQEEDLDVQDDDQG; this is encoded by the coding sequence ATGACATCAGATTTCGCTGAATCAATACGTCAGCTTCAGCAGGAAAGAGGCATAACAGAGGAATTGGTTCTCAGTACTATTGAGGATTTTTTAATGGCAGCTTACAAGAGGAAATTCGGAACTTCGGACAATGCAATTGTCCGATTTAGTGAAGATAACTCCAATGTAGCTATTTTTGCTCAGAAAAAAATTGTTGATGAAGACGACTATTACGATCCTGTTTGTGAAATTCTTCTTGAAGAAGCCGTAAAATATAACGAAGAAAGTGAGTTGGGCGATGAACTTCTCATTGAAATAGACCCTAAAGAGTTTGACCGATTAGCTGTACAGAGCGCCAAACAGAGAGCCCGTCAAGATCTAAGAGAAATTCAGAAAGATACTCTTTATTCTGAATTTAAAGATAAGGTCGGTGAGATGATCATCGGGTACTACCAGAGAGAGAAAAATGGAAATATTTTTGTAGATCTGGGACGGACCGAAGGTATCCTGCCAAAAAGATTTCAGTCTCCCCGTGAAGAGTATAATCAGGGGGACAGAATTAAGGCTCTTATAAGTGAAGTAAATAAGACTCCCTCTGGTTTGCAGATCGTTTTATCCAGAACCCATTCGGATTTTGTAAAACGTATTTTTGAATTGGAAGTTCCGGAGATCTATGATAATACCATCGAAGTTCATAAGATTGTCCGTGAGGCAGGATACAGAACCAAGATTGCCGTTTCTTCTAATAGAGATGATGTTGATCCAGTAGGAGCATGTGTCGGTCTCAAAGGTGTTAGAATTCAGGCCATCGTCAGAGAGCTGGAAGGTGAAAAGATTGATATCTTGAAATTTGATCCAGATCCAATTGCATTCATCAAGAACGCGCTGTCTCCTGCAGAAGTTAATGATGTGGTTGTCATTGACGGTGCAAAACGACAGGCTTTGGCCATAGTTCCGGAGCAGCAGCTTTCTCTTGCCATCGGTAAACAGGGGCTGAATGTCAGGCTTGCCAATAGACTGGTTGACTGGAGTATTGATGTTAAAACAGAAGAGCAGTTCGAAGAGATGGACTTGTCTCAAGAGATCAATAGGGCTGCCTCCGAACTCTTTAGCAATGAAGAAGAGCCCAGTGAAGAAATTACCCGTATTGATGAGTTACCCGATATTCCCGAGAGAGTCGCAGCCCTGCTTGGAGAAAATGGAATCGATCTAATCGAAACACTTGTAAATATGAATATTGATGATCTCAAGTCCTTTGAAGGAATCAATGAAGATGATATAACCCTGATTAAGGGTACTATCGAAGAAAATGTAGAAATCGTGGAAAGTGACAGTGATGAAGAACTGGATGAAGATGAAGTCATTGAAGATGAGGAAGCCTATGAATGTCCCGAATGTGGGGCTGGTATTACTCTGGATATGACAGCTTGTCCAAGTTGCGGTGTCGGGCTGAGCTTTGAAATAGAAGAAGTCGAGCAGGATGGACAGGAAGAAGACCTGGACGTTCAGGATGATGATCAGGGATAA
- a CDS encoding ribosome assembly cofactor RimP, producing MKDIDSRIIEDLEPVLKAMGIALVECNVAIVKQVYNIRLVIFRAEGISLKDCEDVHKIIKPRLDLLIDSRDLSLEITSPGIDRRIKSSREYDIFKGKFVKILLESSNDWISGKIVESDGVTLVLIIDDKKVSYSLDQVRKGKLDYTMEAR from the coding sequence TTGAAAGATATTGACTCCAGAATCATAGAAGATCTGGAACCAGTGTTAAAAGCTATGGGCATCGCACTGGTCGAATGCAACGTTGCCATAGTGAAACAAGTCTATAATATACGACTTGTGATATTCAGGGCTGAGGGAATTTCCCTCAAGGATTGTGAAGATGTTCATAAAATCATCAAACCCCGTCTGGACCTGCTTATCGACTCGAGGGATTTATCGCTGGAGATTACATCTCCCGGCATTGACAGAAGGATAAAAAGCTCCCGGGAATATGACATTTTTAAGGGTAAATTTGTAAAAATATTGCTTGAAAGCAGTAATGATTGGATTTCTGGTAAAATAGTGGAATCAGACGGCGTAACTCTGGTTCTGATTATAGATGATAAAAAAGTATCCTATTCTCTTGATCAAGTCAGGAAAGGAAAATTGGATTATACAATGGAGGCCCGTTAA
- a CDS encoding ComF family protein → MKEIISLYKSGKQLNFRFFLAEILQEALMSQGLLGIPLIPIPPRKGKIRKTGWDQIDLLCKTMKQQYKSLIIRCLTRSDKVQQKTLNFAEREVHMKNTLKIKKIRADFVEYPRFILLDDVYTSGATLSAAAEKLSEVYGGEILALVLSTVL, encoded by the coding sequence ATGAAAGAAATTATTTCCTTATATAAATCTGGAAAGCAATTGAATTTCCGTTTCTTTCTTGCTGAAATTCTTCAAGAGGCCCTTATGAGTCAGGGGTTGTTGGGGATTCCCCTTATCCCCATACCACCCCGGAAGGGTAAAATTCGCAAAACAGGATGGGATCAGATTGATCTATTGTGTAAAACAATGAAGCAGCAATATAAGAGTCTGATAATAAGATGCCTTACACGTTCTGATAAAGTCCAGCAGAAAACTCTCAATTTCGCAGAGAGGGAAGTTCATATGAAAAATACTTTAAAAATTAAAAAAATAAGGGCTGATTTCGTGGAATATCCCCGTTTTATACTGCTAGATGACGTGTATACGAGCGGAGCCACTCTCAGCGCGGCGGCAGAAAAGCTGTCAGAAGTATATGGGGGAGAAATCTTAGCTCTGGTGCTTTCTACTGTACTTTAA
- the mutS gene encoding DNA mismatch repair protein MutS: MTEKTPMMRQYMSIKEKHKDSVLFFRMGDFYEMFRSDAEDVSRLLNLTLTKRHGIPMCGIPYHAAQNYIGRLLNAGRKIAICEQISLPKKGIAVRDVVEIITPGTVVDESFLDKKSNNYLAAIGKVSKVMTFSYVDLSTGEFMAASCSDNHPQEFIRKELSRLGPREILIQESLFDEAYFRSLSNKSGLVLNRIPDWLFDTDSSYRQLTEQFQVANLKGFGFQADDPAIAAAGVLLEYLKDTARHYLTHLGGLKKYSEDLYVSLDDATQKNLELIRNMDDGSSSFTLLNVLDETSTSMGARKMRQWILNPLRSKTGIDARLEAVSILYKNQILLSEIRSVMSHILDMERLSSRIGLDKAHAKDLLSLKDSLKKVFEIEKILEKAEGFSPICTPVMKTTLQNMADQLEEAIMEDPSILLTEGRIIRKGYDSSLDELRELKNNSRAVLDDYLNSIKEETGITNLKLKYNKIIGYFLEISKLQSDLVPDHFIRRQSLVGAERYTTSRLGDLESGINSASEKIVELEKSLFIAIREKLKPEIPVIQELCNKLSELDCYSSLAYTATIRGYVRPQIRDDKSLLIEGGRHPVVEAHLPPGEFIPNSLHMDDKTSTFALITGPNMAGKSTFLRQTALIVLMAQIGSYIPADQAVIGTVDRIFCRVGASDNLARGESTFLVEMNETAHILRNAGERSLVIMDEIGRGTSTNDGLSIAWSIAEYLLEDIRSKTLFATHYHELTNLEHDSLMNLSLSVQETGDDIVFLKKIKEGPANNSYGIHVASLAGLPEEVVSRARQILESMELHKQNSTLIIPETQPVQQQDLFSSDEIVLDQLKSVNIDNMTPLEALNILHSLQENLKN, translated from the coding sequence ATGACTGAAAAAACACCAATGATGCGGCAGTATATGTCCATCAAAGAAAAACACAAAGATTCTGTCCTGTTCTTCAGGATGGGAGATTTCTATGAAATGTTCAGGTCAGATGCTGAAGACGTCAGTCGTCTTCTAAATCTGACACTGACTAAGAGGCATGGAATCCCCATGTGCGGCATCCCTTATCATGCGGCCCAGAACTACATCGGTAGACTATTGAATGCCGGCCGAAAAATTGCCATCTGTGAACAGATCTCACTTCCTAAAAAAGGTATTGCCGTACGGGATGTTGTAGAAATCATTACTCCCGGTACGGTCGTCGATGAATCCTTTCTTGATAAGAAATCAAACAACTATCTGGCTGCCATCGGCAAAGTCTCAAAAGTTATGACTTTTTCCTATGTAGACTTGTCTACAGGAGAATTTATGGCGGCATCTTGCTCTGATAACCATCCCCAGGAGTTTATAAGAAAAGAACTCAGCCGACTGGGACCTCGTGAAATTTTGATACAGGAATCTCTTTTTGACGAAGCCTATTTCCGGTCTCTCTCAAATAAATCTGGATTGGTACTTAACCGCATTCCCGACTGGCTCTTTGATACAGACAGCAGCTACCGTCAGCTCACTGAGCAGTTTCAGGTGGCCAATCTGAAAGGGTTTGGCTTTCAAGCAGATGATCCGGCTATAGCGGCTGCAGGTGTTCTTCTGGAGTATCTCAAAGACACGGCTCGCCACTATCTCACCCATCTTGGTGGTTTAAAGAAATATAGCGAAGATCTTTATGTTTCTCTCGATGATGCCACACAGAAAAATCTTGAACTGATCCGGAATATGGATGATGGTTCTTCCTCATTTACGCTTCTCAATGTTCTGGATGAAACATCCACTTCCATGGGTGCCAGAAAAATGAGGCAATGGATTCTGAATCCTCTGCGCAGTAAAACCGGAATTGACGCCCGATTGGAAGCGGTGAGTATACTCTACAAAAACCAGATTCTCTTATCTGAAATTAGAAGCGTAATGAGCCATATTCTGGATATGGAAAGACTGAGTTCCCGTATCGGTTTGGATAAAGCCCATGCCAAAGACCTACTTTCTCTTAAAGATTCTCTAAAGAAAGTCTTTGAAATTGAGAAAATATTAGAAAAGGCCGAAGGGTTTTCTCCAATATGTACTCCCGTCATGAAAACCACCCTCCAGAATATGGCAGATCAGCTTGAAGAAGCCATCATGGAAGATCCCTCCATACTGCTTACGGAAGGAAGAATTATTAGGAAAGGCTATGATAGTTCCCTGGATGAACTTCGTGAGCTCAAGAATAACAGCCGGGCCGTTTTGGATGACTATTTAAATTCGATAAAAGAAGAAACAGGCATTACAAATCTCAAGTTAAAATACAATAAAATCATAGGGTATTTTTTAGAAATATCAAAGCTGCAGTCTGATCTGGTTCCCGACCATTTTATCCGGCGCCAGTCTCTTGTCGGTGCAGAGCGATATACAACTTCCAGGCTTGGAGACCTTGAGAGCGGGATCAATTCAGCCTCTGAAAAAATTGTTGAATTGGAAAAAAGTTTGTTCATTGCCATTAGGGAAAAGTTGAAACCCGAAATTCCTGTTATCCAGGAATTATGCAACAAGTTGAGTGAATTAGATTGCTATTCCTCCCTTGCCTATACCGCAACAATTCGGGGATATGTTCGGCCTCAGATCCGTGATGATAAGTCGTTGCTGATTGAGGGAGGACGCCACCCCGTCGTCGAAGCTCACTTACCTCCTGGAGAGTTTATACCGAACTCCCTTCATATGGATGACAAAACATCTACATTTGCCCTGATCACCGGTCCGAATATGGCTGGTAAATCAACTTTCCTAAGGCAGACAGCACTCATTGTACTCATGGCGCAAATTGGTTCTTATATTCCGGCAGATCAGGCTGTTATCGGTACTGTAGATCGTATCTTCTGCAGGGTAGGAGCTTCAGATAATCTAGCACGGGGAGAATCAACGTTTCTGGTAGAGATGAATGAAACAGCTCATATCCTTAGAAATGCAGGAGAGCGCAGCCTTGTCATAATGGATGAGATCGGACGGGGAACGAGTACGAATGATGGTCTATCCATTGCGTGGAGTATTGCAGAGTATCTACTGGAAGATATACGATCTAAGACTCTTTTTGCCACTCATTATCATGAATTAACCAATTTGGAACACGACAGTCTGATGAACCTCTCTTTGAGTGTGCAAGAAACAGGGGATGACATTGTTTTTCTGAAAAAGATCAAAGAAGGGCCGGCTAATAATTCTTATGGTATTCATGTTGCATCATTGGCTGGTTTGCCCGAAGAAGTCGTTTCAAGGGCCCGTCAGATCCTTGAATCTATGGAGCTTCATAAACAGAATTCAACATTGATTATTCCCGAGACTCAGCCAGTTCAACAGCAGGACCTATTCAGCTCGGATGAAATTGTTTTAGACCAGCTCAAGTCTGTAAATATCGATAATATGACTCCCCTGGAAGCCTTAAACATCCTGCACTCTCTTCAGGAAAACCTCAAAAATTAA
- a CDS encoding OmpH family outer membrane protein, with protein MKKIITLIVLLSIAVIPVFSDTITKVAVLDYSRILSAFYKDSQAVRELEEMKSQFQQEIDKIQGEISILEERKLNAENSGNNSKALELDNQIFEKKKFMRDYIRVKNSQLTELNKNLSQNNSLVKEIIEEVKYVAESGGYSIVLKKSDPNLLWWNYEVDITEQVLQRLMTKMR; from the coding sequence TTGAAAAAAATTATAACCTTGATTGTTCTGCTCTCTATAGCTGTTATTCCTGTGTTTAGCGATACAATTACCAAAGTAGCCGTCCTAGATTACTCCAGAATACTTTCTGCTTTTTATAAAGATTCTCAGGCAGTGAGAGAATTGGAAGAGATGAAAAGCCAATTCCAGCAGGAAATTGATAAAATCCAGGGCGAGATTAGCATCCTGGAAGAACGGAAGCTAAATGCCGAAAACAGTGGGAATAATTCCAAGGCTCTAGAACTGGATAATCAGATTTTTGAAAAGAAAAAATTCATGAGAGACTATATCCGTGTCAAAAATAGTCAGTTGACTGAATTAAATAAGAATCTGAGTCAGAATAACTCCCTCGTAAAAGAGATCATTGAAGAGGTCAAATACGTCGCTGAAAGTGGTGGATACTCCATTGTTCTTAAGAAATCTGATCCTAATCTTCTTTGGTGGAATTATGAAGTAGACATCACCGAACAGGTCCTTCAGAGACTCATGACTAAAATGCGGTGA
- the bamA gene encoding outer membrane protein assembly factor BamA, with translation MLNKRWTVFIILLILGTVSLSAQSADDWYVNKQIVDIRFTGLNTVSETELNGIVRSYISRKFTDSLSWEIQGKLYALEYFDLILPQVLPGDDNNNTVILEFQFKEKPVVNEIIFTGNNRIRKGELSDNILLTKGDLVNKSSIRLDAQSLQSLYVEKGFVDAEVTSNIEKNDEDNTVSVVFDIQEGTQTTIKEIRFVGNDTHVTSKTLMSLMTTKAQSLFNKGILMENELQEDVRLIETYYSDRGFIDAEVREINKDVVRDEEKEVNNLIITLVIYEGDPYTFGGVEFVGNSLYTTEELQSYITQNPAKVFNKTRFQFDYQNITDLYYENGYIYNTFSLEENRNDEDKTVSYTVNIVERDRAHIENIVIRGNDKTKEHVITRELSFEVGDVFSKTKVMEGVRNLYNTQYFSVVEPQTYPGSEDGLMDLVLDVEEGKTADIIFGLSFSGGQDFPLAGNIKWNDRNFMGTGRTLGVDTIFSPDSQSVSLQYSEPRLFDTKWGAGADLTYKHSSESQIYQDLNGDGVIDPYLDDEDFTNANEIVPTDYLMEYDTHYVSTGLNTGYTWYTGLGRWNLYSGIRGGVEYVEYDNEIYRPWSSSVRENYETWMYHDSIWLKGAWDTRDYVGSPSKGFILSQTTTIAGISSFSSKNYMKSVSRGEVNFTLFDIPTSDTFNLKSVLSIKSAFSYLAEKPWSSIAIDPQEDGFYADGMFVARGWYPESDGQSLWDNTITIKFPLIPNILAYDFFLDSVGLWKSKELLQQASLSDMKFSLGTGIRFDNPQFPIGIYLVKKFQFNENGSIDWNPEPDYVEFENGNLDLVISFGIDIY, from the coding sequence ATGCTTAACAAGAGATGGACTGTGTTCATTATCCTATTGATTTTGGGGACGGTCTCCCTATCGGCGCAGAGTGCTGACGATTGGTATGTGAACAAACAGATAGTAGATATACGGTTTACCGGTTTAAATACCGTTTCTGAAACGGAATTGAATGGAATTGTCAGGTCTTATATATCAAGAAAATTCACAGATTCCCTTTCCTGGGAAATTCAAGGAAAGTTATATGCTCTGGAGTATTTTGATCTTATTCTGCCACAGGTTCTTCCCGGAGATGACAATAACAATACCGTTATCCTTGAGTTCCAATTCAAAGAGAAGCCCGTTGTCAATGAAATAATCTTTACGGGCAATAACAGGATACGGAAGGGCGAACTTAGTGATAATATCCTTCTAACGAAAGGGGATTTGGTGAATAAGTCCTCTATTCGTCTGGATGCTCAGTCTTTGCAGTCCCTCTATGTCGAAAAAGGTTTTGTGGATGCTGAAGTCACGAGTAATATCGAAAAAAATGATGAAGATAATACGGTTTCAGTCGTCTTTGATATTCAGGAAGGAACACAGACCACCATTAAGGAAATCCGCTTTGTCGGGAATGATACTCATGTTACTTCTAAGACTCTGATGAGCCTCATGACAACGAAGGCACAGTCTCTTTTCAACAAGGGAATCCTTATGGAGAATGAGCTGCAGGAAGATGTGAGACTCATCGAGACATATTATTCGGACAGAGGTTTTATTGATGCCGAAGTCCGGGAAATCAACAAAGATGTCGTGCGTGATGAAGAAAAAGAAGTGAATAACCTGATTATTACCCTGGTTATCTATGAAGGGGATCCCTATACCTTTGGTGGGGTCGAATTCGTAGGCAATTCTCTTTATACGACAGAAGAGCTTCAGTCCTATATTACCCAAAATCCTGCCAAGGTTTTTAACAAGACGCGGTTTCAGTTTGATTATCAGAATATAACCGATTTATATTATGAAAATGGGTATATCTATAATACTTTCTCCCTAGAAGAAAATAGAAATGATGAAGATAAAACCGTCTCATACACTGTCAATATTGTTGAGAGAGACAGGGCTCATATCGAGAACATCGTGATCCGGGGGAATGATAAGACGAAGGAACATGTCATCACCCGGGAACTGTCCTTCGAGGTTGGAGATGTTTTTAGCAAAACCAAAGTCATGGAAGGGGTTAGAAACCTTTACAACACCCAGTATTTTTCTGTGGTAGAGCCTCAAACTTACCCTGGAAGCGAAGATGGACTGATGGACCTTGTTCTTGATGTAGAAGAAGGTAAAACTGCAGACATAATCTTTGGTTTGTCTTTCTCAGGAGGTCAGGATTTCCCTCTTGCGGGTAATATTAAATGGAATGACCGCAACTTCATGGGCACCGGTAGAACCTTGGGGGTCGATACCATTTTTTCTCCCGATAGCCAGAGTGTGTCTCTCCAATATTCAGAACCCCGTTTGTTTGATACTAAATGGGGTGCCGGGGCAGACCTGACCTACAAACATAGTAGTGAGTCACAAATCTATCAAGATTTGAACGGTGACGGGGTTATTGACCCCTATCTGGATGATGAAGATTTTACCAATGCCAACGAGATCGTACCTACCGATTATCTTATGGAATATGACACTCATTATGTTTCAACAGGTTTAAACACTGGATACACATGGTATACAGGTCTTGGGCGTTGGAACCTCTATTCCGGTATCAGGGGTGGCGTCGAATATGTGGAGTATGACAATGAAATCTACAGGCCATGGAGCAGCAGTGTTCGTGAAAACTACGAAACCTGGATGTATCATGACAGCATCTGGCTGAAAGGGGCCTGGGATACACGGGATTACGTTGGTAGCCCCTCTAAAGGTTTCATCCTCAGTCAAACCACAACCATTGCGGGGATTTCGAGTTTTTCAAGCAAGAATTATATGAAATCAGTTTCAAGAGGGGAGGTGAATTTCACCCTCTTTGATATCCCTACTTCAGATACATTCAATTTAAAATCTGTTCTCTCCATAAAATCTGCATTCTCTTATTTAGCAGAAAAACCCTGGAGTTCTATTGCCATAGATCCCCAAGAAGATGGCTTTTACGCAGACGGTATGTTTGTAGCCCGGGGTTGGTATCCAGAATCGGATGGTCAATCTCTGTGGGATAATACCATTACCATCAAATTCCCTTTGATTCCCAATATTCTGGCTTATGACTTTTTCTTAGACTCAGTGGGTCTTTGGAAATCAAAGGAGCTGCTTCAACAGGCTTCCCTAAGTGATATGAAATTTAGTCTCGGGACGGGTATCCGTTTTGATAATCCCCAGTTTCCTATAGGAATTTATCTGGTTAAGAAATTCCAATTTAACGAAAATGGTTCCATTGACTGGAACCCGGAGCCAGATTATGTAGAATTTGAAAATGGAAATCTAGACCTAGTTATTTCTTTCGGAATTGATATTTACTGA